AACCGTTCCAACAAACTCCTTCCTCTTCATGTTTCTTCACCTCTTAACTCCTTTTCTCTTATCACCGTAAGAACTCTCGCCAGAGCTTTTCTGGTGTTCCTTATAGCCATGATGTTGGGTAAGCCCTCCACCTTCTTTTTAAACCTGAGCCTCAAAAGCTCCCTTCTCAGCTCTTCCTCTTTCTTCATGAGGTCTTTTATACTCAGCTTTCTCAGTTCATCCGCCTTCATGTCAGAGAACCTCCCGCCTTTAAGAGTCTTACCTTTATGGGCAGTTTTGCAGAAACCAGTCTGAAGGCTTCCTCTGCCACACTCTCAGGCACTCCTGAGAATTCAAAGAGTACTCTACCGGGCTTTACCACTGCTACAAAACCTTCAGGGTCACCCTTACCACCACCCATC
The DNA window shown above is from Hydrogenobacter thermophilus TK-6 and carries:
- the rpmC gene encoding 50S ribosomal protein L29; amino-acid sequence: MKADELRKLSIKDLMKKEEELRRELLRLRFKKKVEGLPNIMAIRNTRKALARVLTVIREKELRGEET